The Coffea arabica cultivar ET-39 chromosome 8e, Coffea Arabica ET-39 HiFi, whole genome shotgun sequence genome window below encodes:
- the LOC140012652 gene encoding uncharacterized protein, which translates to MPREAPSRGGLGGRGQQRGASQGGLASVPRISCEYCRKPNHTKKNCWRKERKCLHCGSADHQIANCPVPSRKECGTQQSTKTNPGQSKVEGNRPKVLARVYALEQHQVPDSSEVVEDTIPIFHRLAKILIDFGATHSFVNPNFICGIDVKPARLPYDLEVSTPTGDQRLITSMVYKNCEIWVVERKLLRDLISLAIKGYDVILGMDWLVRYDVQLDYKRKVVEFCIPGEATLRLDVRDRLVSTTLISEIRVRKLLSKGAQDFLAFVINTPTDKLEVENAPVVKEYPDMFPDELVTLPPKKEIEIKFDLLPRTSAISKTPYWMAPTELKELKLQLQDLL; encoded by the coding sequence ATGCCAAGAGAAGCCCCGTCAAGAGGAGGTCTAGGCGGGAGAGGACAACagagaggtgcctcacaaggaggctTGGCATCAGTTCCCCGTATTTCCTGCGAATATTGTAGGAAGCCAAATCACACAAAGAaaaattgttggaggaaagaaagaaaatgcttGCACTGTGGAAGTGCCGATCATCAGATTGCTAATTGTCCAGTTCCATCTCGAAAAGAGTGTGGGACCCAGCAGTCAACCAAGACAAATCCTGGACAGTCAAAAGTAGAAGGGAATAGACCAAAAGTGCTAGCTCGGGTGTACGCGCTAGAGCAACATCAAGTCCCCGATTCATCTGAGGTCGTAGAAGATACGATCCCCATATTCCACCGTTTAGCTAAGATTTTAATAGATTTTGGtgctacccattcctttgtcAACCCCAATTTTATATGTGGAATTGATGTAAAGCCTGCTAGATTGccatatgacttagaagttagtactcctacgggTGACCAACGTTTGATCACCAGTATGGTTTATAAGAATTGCGAAATTTGGGTTGTAGAGAGAAAACTATTGAGGGATCTAATAAGTttagccattaaggggtacgatgtaaTCTTGGGTATGGATTGGTTAGTTCGATATGATGTTCAACTAGATTATAAAAGgaaagtggtagaattttgCATACCTGGGGAGGCGACCTTAAGGCTAGATGTAAGGGATAGATTAGTCTCAACTACACTAATTTCGGAGATTCGAGTTAGAAAATTGTTGAGTAAAGGAGCGCAGGATTTTCTAGCTTTTGTAATAAATACTCCAACCGATAAGTTGGAGGTAGAAAATGCACCGGTGGTAAAGGAATATCCGGATATGTTCCCTGATGAATTAGTGACTTTACCTCCGAAAAAAGAGATAGAAATTAAGTTTGACTTGTTACCGAGGACATCAGCTATCTCTAAAACTCCATATTGGATGGCACCTACTGAACTTAAGGAATTGAAGTTGCAGTTGCAAGATTTATTGTAA